The sequence CCCACGCCGCGATGCTCGCCAGCCAAGGCATCATTACTGGCTCTGATGCGAAAAATATCGGCAAGGGTCTAGACACGATTTTGTCAGAGATCGGCAAGGGCGACTTCACGTTCAAGCGCGCGCTCGAAGATATCCATATGAACGTCGAGAGCCGCCTGTCCGAGCTGATCGGCCCCGCCGCCGGTCGCCTGCACACCGCGCGCTCGCGCAACGATCAGGTCGCGACCGACTTCCGCCTGTTCGTGCGCGATATCATCGACGAGACCGATGCGGCGCTCGCGGAGTTCCAGCAGGCGCTGGTGGAGCGCGCGCTCGAGCATGCCGGCACCGTGATGCCCGGCTTCACGCATCTGCAGACCGCGCAGCCCGTGACTTTCGGTCACCACCTGCTCGCCTATGTCGAGATGGCGGCGCGCGACCGCGGCCGTTTCCAGGACGCGCGCAAGCGGCTCAACGAATCGCCGCTCGGCGCCGCTGCGCTCGCCGGCACCTCGTTCCCGATCGACCGCCACGCCACCGCCAAGGCGCTTCTCTTCGACCGGCCGATGGCAAATTCGCTCGATGCGGTGTCCGATCGCGACTTCGTGCTGGAGACGCTGTCGGCGGCCTCGATCTGCGCCGTGCACATGTCGCGCTTTGCCGAGGAGATCGTGATCTGGACCTCGCCGCTGGTTGGGCTGATCCGGCTCAGCGACAAGTTCACCACGGGTTCCTCGATCATGCCGCAGAAGCGCAATCCTGACGCCGCCGAGCTGGTGCGCGCCAAGACCGGCCGCGTCATCGGTGCGCTCAATGGCCTGCTGATCGTGATGAAGGGCCTGCCGCTCGCCTATCAAAAGGATATGCAGGAGGACAAGCAGGGCGCCATGGAGGGTTTTGCCGCGCTGTCGCTGGCAATCCGCGCCATGACCGGCATGGTCCGCGACCTCGTCCCCGACGAGGCCAGGATGAAGGCGGCGGCGGGCGAGGGCTATGCGACCGCGACCGACCTCGCCGATTGGTTGGTGCGGACGCTGAAGATGCCGTTCCGCGACGCCCATCATGTCACCGGCCGCATCGTCGCCAAGGCGTCCGAGGGCGGCGTCGCGCTACACGAGTTGCCGCTGAGGGAGATGCAGGCGATCGAGCCCAGGATCACCAAGGAGGTGCTCGGCGTGCTCTCGGTCGAATCGTCGGTGAAGAGCCGGACCAGCTTTGGCGGCACCGCGCCGAAGAACGTGGCGTCGCAGGCGAAGAGCTGGCTGAAGCGGCTGGAAAAAGAGCGAAAATCGGGCTGAAGGCAAAATTTCGCTGATGTTTCATGGTCATCCGGCTCTCGCCAGAGCGCGCCAATCTGTGTATGGTGCGCCCCGCGTAGTGGGGATTTCGTCGTGACGTCAAAGTTTCGCCCGGCCGGCTCGGGGTGGGCCATCATTGTCTTGAGCCTGAGCGCGCTCGCGCTGGCCGGCTGCGGCCGCAAGGGCCCGCTAGACCTGCCGCCGACCGCCTCCAGCGCCTCGACGGCCAATGTCGCAGCGCCGACCGACACCGAGACCGAAGCCCAGAAGACGCCGAGCGTGTTCAATCCCACCTATGGCGCGGACGCTGCGCCGGCGGCGCCCAAGGGCAAGAAACGATCGT comes from Bradyrhizobium diazoefficiens and encodes:
- the argH gene encoding argininosuccinate lyase, producing MSNKMWGGRFSERPDEIMEEINVSIDVDRHLFAQDIAASKAHAAMLASQGIITGSDAKNIGKGLDTILSEIGKGDFTFKRALEDIHMNVESRLSELIGPAAGRLHTARSRNDQVATDFRLFVRDIIDETDAALAEFQQALVERALEHAGTVMPGFTHLQTAQPVTFGHHLLAYVEMAARDRGRFQDARKRLNESPLGAAALAGTSFPIDRHATAKALLFDRPMANSLDAVSDRDFVLETLSAASICAVHMSRFAEEIVIWTSPLVGLIRLSDKFTTGSSIMPQKRNPDAAELVRAKTGRVIGALNGLLIVMKGLPLAYQKDMQEDKQGAMEGFAALSLAIRAMTGMVRDLVPDEARMKAAAGEGYATATDLADWLVRTLKMPFRDAHHVTGRIVAKASEGGVALHELPLREMQAIEPRITKEVLGVLSVESSVKSRTSFGGTAPKNVASQAKSWLKRLEKERKSG
- the lptM gene encoding LPS translocon maturation chaperone LptM gives rise to the protein MTSKFRPAGSGWAIIVLSLSALALAGCGRKGPLDLPPTASSASTANVAAPTDTETEAQKTPSVFNPTYGADAAPAAPKGKKRSFILDPLLDESPGKK